One Acidimicrobiia bacterium genomic window, AGACGCAGACCGTCGAGCACGGCGATGAGCGACACGGGCTCCACCTCGATCCCGGTCTCTTCGAACACCTCCTTCACCGCGATCTCGGACGGCGAGTAGCCGACGTCGGCGTAACCAACGGGGTAGAGCCACACGCCCGAGTCGGCGCGCTGCGTGAGTAGGAGCTCGCCCTTGTCGTTCCCGACGATGGCGGCCACCGCGACTTTCGGCGTGACATAGCCGTGCACGCCTTCGCCGATCGTTGCGACCCACTCGTCGTACAGCGTCTCGGCCTGCGCTTCCTCGATCGCCGCGGCACGGATGTCGGCCGCGACCTTGAGCACCTCGTCGAAGCGCTCCTGCTCGTAGAGGCTCTTCGTGAACGCCAGGCCGGTGCGCGCAATGGCGGACAGGGTCTCGGCCCAGCGGAGGAGATCGCCGGCCGACGGGATGAACGGTTCGGTCACAACCAGCCGGCGCGTGCGAGCACGGGCTCCGCACTCTCCAGATAGTCGTCCGGCGGCTTCGCGAGCTCTCCGGCGCGCACCTTCGCGAGCAGGCGCCGAACCACTTCGAGGATCTCGGGCACCGCGTCGCGCAGCTGCCGCGCGTCGTCGGGGTCGATTTCGGACGCGTTGATCTCGGACCGCTCGACCAGGGTGTCGAGATCCGAGAGCTGTCGGCCCAGCCACTCGATCGGGTCGGCGGCCAGGTCGTCGTCCCACTCGCGTTGGCCAGGCTCCCAACCACGGAGCCGCGGGTGATGGTGCGTGCGGTCGTGGCTCCCGGGCGCACCGTCGACCGTCTCCAGCAGATCGACGCGCCAGATCGGCAGATCGATCGAGATGGGCTGCACCGAGTAGACGGAACCTTGCAGCTCCGGGCGCTCGACGACGCGAACTTCCAGCCGCACGCCGCGCTCCGCACCCTCCTGCCCGGGCCCGGGGTTCGGATCGGCGAAGAAGAGATCGCCGACCACCACGCCTACCCGCTCGAAGCCGAATGCGTACAACACGAGAGTCGCCTCCCAAGGATTCGCTGTTGTCGGACATCCAGCGTACGCCGCGGGCCACAACGGCTCAGCTCAGCGTGACCTCGGTGGTGAGACGGGCAAGCAGCGTGGCGCGCAGCGAGTCGATCGCCAACCGGTCGGTGAGCTTCTGGCGCGTCTCGTCGCGCAGGTAGAACACGTCGACAACGCGATCGCCCAGCGTCGAGACGATCGCCTGCGACACATCGAGGCCGAGGTCGGCGAACACGGCCGCAACGCGCGCGAGCAGGCCCACGTCGTCGGGAGCGTGGACCTCCACCACCGTCGCGAACGACGACGCCTCCATGTCGACGATGATGCGAACGTCGCGCGCCGATGCCGGTGCCGCAGTGGCGCGATAGCGCCGGGTGCGCTCTCGCAGGCGCTCTTCGACCGGGAACTCGCCCGACATCGCTCCCTCGAGCGTGGTCGTGAGGCGCTCGCGCTCGGCAGGATCGGTGAGCCGCTCGAAGCGGTCGGTCCCGGCGAACACCTCGAGCGCCATGCCGTCGTGGTGCGTGTACCCGGTTGCGGCTCCGATGTCGAACCCGACGAGGCTCAAGCTCGCGGCCACAGTCGCGAGCAAGCCCGTGCGGTCGAGCGCGACCACGGTGCACCGCAAGCGACCGTCGACCTCGTCCCACTCCACCGCGAGCTCACGGCGCGCGATCAGATCGCGATGCCGGGCCAGCACCTCGGCCGAGAAGGCAGTGGTGTACGCCGGCGGCATCGCGTCGAGGTACTCGTCGGCCGCGGGCCCGATCAGCGCCGCGAGCTCCGCGCGCCGGAGCGCAGCGGTCTCGGAGCCGACGACGCCCTCTTCGAAGAGCAAGTCGGTCTTCACGAACAACTCGCGCACGAGCGCCGCCTTGCTCGTGCTCCACGCCGCCGGACCGGTTGCGCGCGAGTCGCCGATGGTGAGCGTGTAGAGCAGATCGAGACGTTCGGCGTTGCCGACCGCACGCGCGAACCGTGTGATCGTGAGCTCGTCGGAGAGATCGCGCCGCGTTGCCATGTCGGCGAGGAGCAGGTGGTTGCGAACCAGCCACACGATCACGCCGGTTCCGTGCTCGTCGAGCCCGATGCGACGGCACACCGCCGCAGCCGTCTCCGCACCGACCTCGGAATGGTCACGGGGGTGACCCTTGCCGATGTCGTGCATCAGCGCGCTCAGAAGCAAGAGATCGGTACGCGCGCGTCGCGCGACATCCCCGTCGAAGTCGTCTGCCTGGCGGATCACCGCGCACTCGGCGACGGCCTCGAGCGAGTGCCGGTCGACCGTGAACCGGTGGTACGCGTTGCGCTGCGGACGCGCGCGAACGTGCTCCCACTGCGGCAGCAACCGCACGAGCACACCGACGTGATCGAGCGCTTCGACGACGGGAATCGCGCCGCGACCCGCCGCGAGCAGCGCGATGAAGGCATCGCGCACCTCGGATGTCCACTCGACCGCTCGCAGCTCGGCGATCTGGACCAGGGTGTCACGATCGATGGGCAACTGCAGCTGCGCTGCGTGGGCCGCGAGGGTGAGCACACGCAACGTGTCGACTTCGACACCTTGTTCGAGCGCGACGCGATCGTCACGCACCACGATGCCGTTGCCGAGCACGCGGACACCCGACGAACGACCTCCGGGACCACGGCGGGTCGCGAGAAGCCGCGACCACACATCGGACGTGATCCAGACAACCGCGCGGGCCGCCTCTCCGAGCTCACGGACATGCGCGTCGGCATCGGTGGCGCCAACCATTCGCGCGACCGCGTCCTGGTCCTGGAGGGTGAGCAGATCCGACCGTCCGCCGGTCACCCGGTGCAGCGCGACGCGCGCGTCGAGCAGGAGGTCGCGCGTCTCGCGGAGCCGCGTGCGATCCTCGTCGCGGAGGTAGCCCAGCGCGACGAGCGTGGCGACGCCGGTCGACCAACCGCCGCTCCCGGGCGTCGCCCCGGGGCCACCGGGGTCAGGGCCGAGCGCCCACCCGATCCAGCCGGGTGCCTGGATGTCGCGCAGGCCCCCGCCGCCGTCCTTCAAGTTGGGCTCGAGCATCTCCGCGATCGGCCCGGGCTGCTCGAGCCGCGCCGCGGCGCCGGACGCGAGGTCGTCGATCAACCGGTTGCGGCGCTTTGGCGCGAGCCGACGGACCTTGTCCATCGTCTCGTCGAGCAGCGCGTCGTCGCCGACGAGCAGCCGGGTGTCGAGCAGCGCGGTGAGCGCGTCGAGTTCCGTGTCGGCGAGCGCGAGCGCTTCCTTCACGCTACGGGTGGAGTGACCGAGGACGAATCC contains:
- a CDS encoding NUDIX hydrolase N-terminal domain-containing protein; translated protein: MTEPFIPSAGDLLRWAETLSAIARTGLAFTKSLYEQERFDEVLKVAADIRAAAIEEAQAETLYDEWVATIGEGVHGYVTPKVAVAAIVGNDKGELLLTQRADSGVWLYPVGYADVGYSPSEIAVKEVFEETGIEVEPVSLIAVLDGLRLGFTQFPLYSMLFHCRMLGGELRGHPLETRAVGFFARDNLPWPLAGVQRWGELAFAAIDGVQLPASFEAPRTPPWRGGDTL
- the glnD gene encoding [protein-PII] uridylyltransferase gives rise to the protein MSPDPTRSNSLRAARDELVATRSLRGPAFGRALSNLIDHALVDATAGFGSRAAWALVALGSYARRELCPGSDVDVMLLHSGGRRASALRDDASRLWYPLWDAGFVLGHSTRSVKEALALADTELDALTALLDTRLLVGDDALLDETMDKVRRLAPKRRNRLIDDLASGAAARLEQPGPIAEMLEPNLKDGGGGLRDIQAPGWIGWALGPDPGGPGATPGSGGWSTGVATLVALGYLRDEDRTRLRETRDLLLDARVALHRVTGGRSDLLTLQDQDAVARMVGATDADAHVRELGEAARAVVWITSDVWSRLLATRRGPGGRSSGVRVLGNGIVVRDDRVALEQGVEVDTLRVLTLAAHAAQLQLPIDRDTLVQIAELRAVEWTSEVRDAFIALLAAGRGAIPVVEALDHVGVLVRLLPQWEHVRARPQRNAYHRFTVDRHSLEAVAECAVIRQADDFDGDVARRARTDLLLLSALMHDIGKGHPRDHSEVGAETAAAVCRRIGLDEHGTGVIVWLVRNHLLLADMATRRDLSDELTITRFARAVGNAERLDLLYTLTIGDSRATGPAAWSTSKAALVRELFVKTDLLFEEGVVGSETAALRRAELAALIGPAADEYLDAMPPAYTTAFSAEVLARHRDLIARRELAVEWDEVDGRLRCTVVALDRTGLLATVAASLSLVGFDIGAATGYTHHDGMALEVFAGTDRFERLTDPAERERLTTTLEGAMSGEFPVEERLRERTRRYRATAAPASARDVRIIVDMEASSFATVVEVHAPDDVGLLARVAAVFADLGLDVSQAIVSTLGDRVVDVFYLRDETRQKLTDRLAIDSLRATLLARLTTEVTLS